A stretch of Pomacea canaliculata isolate SZHN2017 linkage group LG6, ASM307304v1, whole genome shotgun sequence DNA encodes these proteins:
- the LOC112565761 gene encoding unconventional myosin-VI-like isoform X2, whose protein sequence is MDGGKKVWVPHSTDGFKLGRIVDIGSDVIAVEPFDAPGTTINSLYDRTFPAEEYDNKDCDDNCALMYLNEATLLNNIRIRYMKNQIYTFTANILVAINPYFEIPDLYTQATIKKYQGKSLGTLPPHVYAIADKAYRDMKVTKVSQSVIVSGESGAGKTESTKYILRYLTENWGTHAGPIEQRILESNPLLEAFGNAKTVRNNNSSRFGKFVEIHFDGKNSVCGGFISHYLLEKSRVCSQSKDERNYHIFYRLCAGAPEDLRQKLKLAPPDRFQYLKLGCLHDAVIDDVRDFQVCNEAMSKMGVSDADKLAIFMLVAAVLHLGNVMFEENQDAKGGCKVTAGAEDSLTTAAGLLGVDREELRDSLTSRVMQATRGGTKGTAIKVPLKTGEASSARDALAKAVYSRMFDYIVESVNQAIPFASSNNYIGILDIAGFEYFQVNSFEQFCINYCNEKLQQFFNERILKEEQALYEKEGLNVKRIEWTDNQDCIELIEAKSQGIFDLLDEESKLPTPRPEHFTSEVHSRNKNHFRLSVPRKSKLKSHRDVRDDEGFLIRHFAGAVCYHTNLFIEKNNDALHASLEFLIQDSKNPLLQRLFADSKANAGKLSFISVGSKFRKQLVVLMEKLKSTGTSFIRCIKPNVKMVDHLFEGANILSQLQCAGMVSVLDLMQQGFPSRTQFSELYTMYKKYMPADIARLDPRLFCKALFKALGLDDKDFKFGLTKVFFRPGKFAEFDQIMKSDPENLAMLVKKVKKWLLCSRWKKAQWCALSVIKLKNKIRYRAEQFVMIQKSVRMWLCVRRFRPKYETIQKVKSLQTQLALMSQIVGQLKKDKEQATQKVRELEASLEAYIKKIRTTNITRDEMSRTTNTLMTNIDVQLAELKKQLEQQKNAEEQERLRKIQEEMERERKRKEEEERKRKEEEEQRRLKAEMEAKRKKEEEARKKQEEEDRKAAEAMKAELSKQAKEQAERQAQLDQEHRDRELALRLAMEDQNQVEDIVLPPPLPRSEAVRAFQQKAANKKYDLSKWKYAELRDAINTSCDLELLDACREEFHRRLKVYHAWKSKNKKRTDKGEHRAPKAVEDAAEKAFAAHPEQKVPTQDKNAVQRYFKIPFARPSDEFRDNNKHGMWYAHFDGTWIARQMELYPDKPPILFVAGADDINMCELSLEETGLTRKKGAEILENEFEEDWQKHQGDAYLKKNANKISSKFLQAKLGIAK, encoded by the exons ATGGATGGGGGTAAGAAAGTCTGGGTGCCCCATTCCACTGATGGCTTCAAACTTGGTCGTATTGTGGACATTGGTTCCGATGTCATCGCTGTCGAACCATTTGATGCTCCAGGCACT ACCATCAATTCCTTATATGATCGCACGTTTCCAGCAGAAGAGTATGACAACAAAGACTGTGATGACAACT GTGCTCTGATGTACCTAAATGAAGCAACTCTGCTGAATAACATCCGAATTCGCTACATGAAAAATCAGATATAT ACTTTCACAGCAAACATCCTCGTTGCCATCAACCCCTACTTTGAGATCCCTGATCTCTATACCCAAGCCACAATCAAGAAGTACCAAGGGAAATCACTGGGTACCCTGCCCCCTCATGTTTATGCAATTG CTGATAAGGCATATCGTGACATGAAAGTCACCAAGGTCAGCCAGTCAGTCATTGTCAGTGGAGAGTCTGGTGCTGGCAAGACCGAGTCCACGAAATACATCTTGCGGTACTTGACAGAAAACTGGGGCACTCATGCAGGACCTATTGAACAGCGCATTCTGGAGT caaaTCCTTTGCTGGAAGCCTTTGGAAATGCCAAGACAGTCAGAAATAACAATAGCAGTCGATTTGGCAAGTTTGTTGAGATCCACTTTGATGGCAAG AATTCTGTGTGTGGTGGTTTTATATCCCACTACCTGCTAGAAAAATCACGCGTTTGCAGTCAGAGCAAAGATGAGCGCAACTACCACATCTTTTACCGACTGTGTGCTGGTGCCCCTGAAGATCTGAGACAGAAACTTAAGTTAGCTCCTCCTGATCGCTTCCAG TACCTTAAGCTTGGATGTCTTCATGACGCAGTGATTGATGATGTTAGAGACTTCCAAGTGTGCAATGAAGCAATGTCTAAGATGGGTGTAAGTGATGCAGACAAGTTGGCTATCTTCATGCTGGTGGCTGCAGTACTTCACCTGGGCAATGTTATGTTTGAGGAGAACCAAGATGCTAAAG GGGGCTGCAAAGTGACAGCTGGAGCAGAGGATTCGCTGACCACTGCTGCTGGGCTCCTGGGGGTGGACCGCGAAGAGCTGAGGGATTCGCTGACCTCCCGTGTCATGCAAGCTACACGTGGTGGAACCAAAGGGACTGCGATCAA AGTACCCTTGAAGACGGGTGAGGCTTCAAGTGCTCGTGATGCACTTGCCAAGGCTGTGTATTCACGCATGTTTGACTACATTGTGGAGTCTGTCAATCAAGCCATCCCATTTGCTTCCTCAAACAATTACATTGGAATCCTGGACATTGCTGGCTTTG aATATTTCCAAGTGAACAGTTTTGAGCAGTTTTGCATCAACTACTGCAATGAGAAACTGCAGCAGTTCTTCAATGAGCGTATTCTCAAAGAG GAGCAAGCTTTATATGAAAAAGAAGGACTAAATGTCAAACGCATTGAATGGACAGACAACCAGGACTGCATTG AGTTGATTGAGGCCAAATCTCAGGGTATTTTTGACCTGCTTGACGAGGAGAGCAAGTTGCCGACACCCAGACCTGAGCACTTCACAAGTGAAGTACATTCCCGCAACAAGAACCACTTCAGACTTAGT GTGCCACGCAAGTCCAAGCTCAAGTCTCATCGTGATGTCCGTGACGATGAAGGGTTCCTCATCAGGCATTTTGCTGGTGCTGTCTGCTATCACACT AACCTCTTCATTGAGAAGAACAACGATGCACTACATGCTTCTCTGGAATTCCTCATACAAGACAGCAAGAACCCACTTTTGCAGCGTTTATTTGCTGACAGCAAGGCCAACGCAGGAAAACTTAGCTTTATTAGTGTGGGCAGCAAATTTAGAAAGCAGTTGGTTGTGCTGATGGAAAAACTGAAGTCAACT GGTACAAGTTTTATCCGGTGCATCAAGCCCAATGTCAAGATGGTTGACCACCTGTTTGAGGGAGCCAACATTTTGAGCCAGCTGCAGTGTGCAG GTATGGTGTCAGTGCTGGACCTCATGCAGCAAGGTTTTCCATCACGCACACAGTTCTCAGAGCTGTATACCATGTACAAGAAGTATATGCCTGCAGACATTGCTCGCCTGGATCCTCGTCTCTTCTGCAAG GCTTTGTTCAAAGCCCTAGGTCTGGATGACAAAGACTTCAAGTTTGGTTTGACCAAGGTGTTCTTCCGACCTGGCAAATTTGCAGAGTTTGACCAGATCATGAAAAGTGACCCTGAGAACCTGGCCATGCTGGTCAAGAAGGTGAAGAAGTGGCTGCTGTGCTCACGCTGGAAGAAAGCGCAGTGGTGTGCCCTTTCTGTCATTAAGT TAAAGAACAAGATCAGATACCGTGCTGAGCAGTTTGTCATGATCCAGAAGTCGGTTCGAATGTGGCTCTGTGTCCGCAGATTTAGGCCAAA GTATGAAACAATCCAGAAGGTGAAATCCCTGCAGACACAGCTGGCCTTAATGAGCCAGATTGTGGGTCAGCTCAAAAAGGACAAGGAGCAGGCCACTCAGAAGGTCCGGGAACTGGAAGCCTCACTGGAAGCTTACATCAAGAAGATAAGG ACAACAAATATCACAAGAGATGAGATGTCACGCACAACAAATACTCTGATGACCAATATTGACGTACAGCTGGCTGAATTGAAGAAACAGCTGGAGCAACAAAAGAATGCTGAAGAGCAAGAAAGACTGCGCAAAATACAG GAAGAGATGGAACgagagaggaaaaggaaagaagaggaagagaggaaacgaaaggaagaagaagaacaaagacgGCT TAAAGCAGAAATGGAagccaagagaaagaaagaggaggaagcTCGCAAAAAGCAGGAGGAGGAAGATCGAAAAGCAGCT GAAGCAATGAAAGCTGAACTTTCAAAACAGGCAAAGGAACAAGCTGAAAG ACAGGCTCAGCTGGATCAAGAACACAGGGATCGGGAGCTGGCCTTGAGACTGGCCATGGAGGACCAGAATCAGGTGGAAGACATTGTTCTTCCTCCCCCATTACCCAG ATCGGAGGCAGTTCGTGCATTCCAGCAGAAGGCAGCTAACAAGAAGTATGACTTGAGCAAATGGAAGTATGCTGAACTTCGTGATGCCATTAATACATCTTGTG ATCTGGAACTGTTGGATGCCTGCCGTGAGGAGTTCCATCGTCGTCTAAAAGTATACCACGCATGGAAGTCCAAGAACAAAAAACGTACTGATAAGGGCGAGCATCGAGCACCAAAAGCTGTAGAGGATGCTG CTGAAAAAGCATTCGCTGCTCATCCTGAGCAAAAAGTGCCCACTCAGGATAAAAATGCTGTACAGCGCTATTTCAAAATTCCCTTTGCGCGGCCATCTGATGAGTTCCGTGACAACAACAAGCATGGAATGTGGTATGCACACTTTGATGGAACCTGGATTGCTCGCCAGATGGAGCTTTACCCTGATAAACCACCCATCttgtttgttgcag GAGCAGATGACATCAATATGTGTGAACTAAGTTTGGAGGAGACGGGTCTAACTCGTAAAAAGGGGGCAGAGATCCTTGAGAATGAATTTGAAGAAGACTGGCAGAAGCATCAGGGTGACGCATATCTCAAAAAGAATGCCAACAAGATATCATCTAAGTTCCTGCAAGCCAAGCTGGGTATAGCAAAATGA
- the LOC112565761 gene encoding unconventional myosin-VI-like isoform X3: MKVTKVSQSVIVSGESGAGKTESTKYILRYLTENWGTHAGPIEQRILESNPLLEAFGNAKTVRNNNSSRFGKFVEIHFDGKNSVCGGFISHYLLEKSRVCSQSKDERNYHIFYRLCAGAPEDLRQKLKLAPPDRFQYLNRGNTQYFCNRQSENSLNDNRKSQQYLKLGCLHDAVIDDVRDFQVCNEAMSKMGVSDADKLAIFMLVAAVLHLGNVMFEENQDAKGGCKVTAGAEDSLTTAAGLLGVDREELRDSLTSRVMQATRGGTKGTAIKVPLKTGEASSARDALAKAVYSRMFDYIVESVNQAIPFASSNNYIGILDIAGFEYFQVNSFEQFCINYCNEKLQQFFNERILKEEQALYEKEGLNVKRIEWTDNQDCIELIEAKSQGIFDLLDEESKLPTPRPEHFTSEVHSRNKNHFRLSVPRKSKLKSHRDVRDDEGFLIRHFAGAVCYHTNLFIEKNNDALHASLEFLIQDSKNPLLQRLFADSKANAGKLSFISVGSKFRKQLVVLMEKLKSTGTSFIRCIKPNVKMVDHLFEGANILSQLQCAGMVSVLDLMQQGFPSRTQFSELYTMYKKYMPADIARLDPRLFCKALFKALGLDDKDFKFGLTKVFFRPGKFAEFDQIMKSDPENLAMLVKKVKKWLLCSRWKKAQWCALSVIKLKNKIRYRAEQFVMIQKSVRMWLCVRRFRPKYETIQKVKSLQTQLALMSQIVGQLKKDKEQATQKVRELEASLEAYIKKIRTTNITRDEMSRTTNTLMTNIDVQLAELKKQLEQQKNAEEQERLRKIQEEMERERKRKEEEERKRKEEEEQRRLKAEMEAKRKKEEEARKKQEEEDRKAAEAMKAELSKQAKEQAERQAQLDQEHRDRELALRLAMEDQNQVEDIVLPPPLPRSEAVRAFQQKAANKKYDLSKWKYAELRDAINTSCDLELLDACREEFHRRLKVYHAWKSKNKKRTDKGEHRAPKAVEDAAEKAFAAHPEQKVPTQDKNAVQRYFKIPFARPSDEFRDNNKHGMWYAHFDGTWIARQMELYPDKPPILFVAGADDINMCELSLEETGLTRKKGAEILENEFEEDWQKHQGDAYLKKNANKISSKFLQAKLGIAK, translated from the exons ATGAAAGTCACCAAGGTCAGCCAGTCAGTCATTGTCAGTGGAGAGTCTGGTGCTGGCAAGACCGAGTCCACGAAATACATCTTGCGGTACTTGACAGAAAACTGGGGCACTCATGCAGGACCTATTGAACAGCGCATTCTGGAGT caaaTCCTTTGCTGGAAGCCTTTGGAAATGCCAAGACAGTCAGAAATAACAATAGCAGTCGATTTGGCAAGTTTGTTGAGATCCACTTTGATGGCAAG AATTCTGTGTGTGGTGGTTTTATATCCCACTACCTGCTAGAAAAATCACGCGTTTGCAGTCAGAGCAAAGATGAGCGCAACTACCACATCTTTTACCGACTGTGTGCTGGTGCCCCTGAAGATCTGAGACAGAAACTTAAGTTAGCTCCTCCTGATCGCTTCCAG TATTTGAACCGGGGCAACACGCAGTACTTTTGCAATCGTCAGTCGGAGAATTCCCTGAATGATAATAGGAAAAGTCAACAG TACCTTAAGCTTGGATGTCTTCATGACGCAGTGATTGATGATGTTAGAGACTTCCAAGTGTGCAATGAAGCAATGTCTAAGATGGGTGTAAGTGATGCAGACAAGTTGGCTATCTTCATGCTGGTGGCTGCAGTACTTCACCTGGGCAATGTTATGTTTGAGGAGAACCAAGATGCTAAAG GGGGCTGCAAAGTGACAGCTGGAGCAGAGGATTCGCTGACCACTGCTGCTGGGCTCCTGGGGGTGGACCGCGAAGAGCTGAGGGATTCGCTGACCTCCCGTGTCATGCAAGCTACACGTGGTGGAACCAAAGGGACTGCGATCAA AGTACCCTTGAAGACGGGTGAGGCTTCAAGTGCTCGTGATGCACTTGCCAAGGCTGTGTATTCACGCATGTTTGACTACATTGTGGAGTCTGTCAATCAAGCCATCCCATTTGCTTCCTCAAACAATTACATTGGAATCCTGGACATTGCTGGCTTTG aATATTTCCAAGTGAACAGTTTTGAGCAGTTTTGCATCAACTACTGCAATGAGAAACTGCAGCAGTTCTTCAATGAGCGTATTCTCAAAGAG GAGCAAGCTTTATATGAAAAAGAAGGACTAAATGTCAAACGCATTGAATGGACAGACAACCAGGACTGCATTG AGTTGATTGAGGCCAAATCTCAGGGTATTTTTGACCTGCTTGACGAGGAGAGCAAGTTGCCGACACCCAGACCTGAGCACTTCACAAGTGAAGTACATTCCCGCAACAAGAACCACTTCAGACTTAGT GTGCCACGCAAGTCCAAGCTCAAGTCTCATCGTGATGTCCGTGACGATGAAGGGTTCCTCATCAGGCATTTTGCTGGTGCTGTCTGCTATCACACT AACCTCTTCATTGAGAAGAACAACGATGCACTACATGCTTCTCTGGAATTCCTCATACAAGACAGCAAGAACCCACTTTTGCAGCGTTTATTTGCTGACAGCAAGGCCAACGCAGGAAAACTTAGCTTTATTAGTGTGGGCAGCAAATTTAGAAAGCAGTTGGTTGTGCTGATGGAAAAACTGAAGTCAACT GGTACAAGTTTTATCCGGTGCATCAAGCCCAATGTCAAGATGGTTGACCACCTGTTTGAGGGAGCCAACATTTTGAGCCAGCTGCAGTGTGCAG GTATGGTGTCAGTGCTGGACCTCATGCAGCAAGGTTTTCCATCACGCACACAGTTCTCAGAGCTGTATACCATGTACAAGAAGTATATGCCTGCAGACATTGCTCGCCTGGATCCTCGTCTCTTCTGCAAG GCTTTGTTCAAAGCCCTAGGTCTGGATGACAAAGACTTCAAGTTTGGTTTGACCAAGGTGTTCTTCCGACCTGGCAAATTTGCAGAGTTTGACCAGATCATGAAAAGTGACCCTGAGAACCTGGCCATGCTGGTCAAGAAGGTGAAGAAGTGGCTGCTGTGCTCACGCTGGAAGAAAGCGCAGTGGTGTGCCCTTTCTGTCATTAAGT TAAAGAACAAGATCAGATACCGTGCTGAGCAGTTTGTCATGATCCAGAAGTCGGTTCGAATGTGGCTCTGTGTCCGCAGATTTAGGCCAAA GTATGAAACAATCCAGAAGGTGAAATCCCTGCAGACACAGCTGGCCTTAATGAGCCAGATTGTGGGTCAGCTCAAAAAGGACAAGGAGCAGGCCACTCAGAAGGTCCGGGAACTGGAAGCCTCACTGGAAGCTTACATCAAGAAGATAAGG ACAACAAATATCACAAGAGATGAGATGTCACGCACAACAAATACTCTGATGACCAATATTGACGTACAGCTGGCTGAATTGAAGAAACAGCTGGAGCAACAAAAGAATGCTGAAGAGCAAGAAAGACTGCGCAAAATACAG GAAGAGATGGAACgagagaggaaaaggaaagaagaggaagagaggaaacgaaaggaagaagaagaacaaagacgGCT TAAAGCAGAAATGGAagccaagagaaagaaagaggaggaagcTCGCAAAAAGCAGGAGGAGGAAGATCGAAAAGCAGCT GAAGCAATGAAAGCTGAACTTTCAAAACAGGCAAAGGAACAAGCTGAAAG ACAGGCTCAGCTGGATCAAGAACACAGGGATCGGGAGCTGGCCTTGAGACTGGCCATGGAGGACCAGAATCAGGTGGAAGACATTGTTCTTCCTCCCCCATTACCCAG ATCGGAGGCAGTTCGTGCATTCCAGCAGAAGGCAGCTAACAAGAAGTATGACTTGAGCAAATGGAAGTATGCTGAACTTCGTGATGCCATTAATACATCTTGTG ATCTGGAACTGTTGGATGCCTGCCGTGAGGAGTTCCATCGTCGTCTAAAAGTATACCACGCATGGAAGTCCAAGAACAAAAAACGTACTGATAAGGGCGAGCATCGAGCACCAAAAGCTGTAGAGGATGCTG CTGAAAAAGCATTCGCTGCTCATCCTGAGCAAAAAGTGCCCACTCAGGATAAAAATGCTGTACAGCGCTATTTCAAAATTCCCTTTGCGCGGCCATCTGATGAGTTCCGTGACAACAACAAGCATGGAATGTGGTATGCACACTTTGATGGAACCTGGATTGCTCGCCAGATGGAGCTTTACCCTGATAAACCACCCATCttgtttgttgcag GAGCAGATGACATCAATATGTGTGAACTAAGTTTGGAGGAGACGGGTCTAACTCGTAAAAAGGGGGCAGAGATCCTTGAGAATGAATTTGAAGAAGACTGGCAGAAGCATCAGGGTGACGCATATCTCAAAAAGAATGCCAACAAGATATCATCTAAGTTCCTGCAAGCCAAGCTGGGTATAGCAAAATGA
- the LOC112565761 gene encoding unconventional myosin-VI-like isoform X1 — translation MDGGKKVWVPHSTDGFKLGRIVDIGSDVIAVEPFDAPGTTINSLYDRTFPAEEYDNKDCDDNCALMYLNEATLLNNIRIRYMKNQIYTFTANILVAINPYFEIPDLYTQATIKKYQGKSLGTLPPHVYAIADKAYRDMKVTKVSQSVIVSGESGAGKTESTKYILRYLTENWGTHAGPIEQRILESNPLLEAFGNAKTVRNNNSSRFGKFVEIHFDGKNSVCGGFISHYLLEKSRVCSQSKDERNYHIFYRLCAGAPEDLRQKLKLAPPDRFQYLNRGNTQYFCNRQSENSLNDNRKSQQYLKLGCLHDAVIDDVRDFQVCNEAMSKMGVSDADKLAIFMLVAAVLHLGNVMFEENQDAKGGCKVTAGAEDSLTTAAGLLGVDREELRDSLTSRVMQATRGGTKGTAIKVPLKTGEASSARDALAKAVYSRMFDYIVESVNQAIPFASSNNYIGILDIAGFEYFQVNSFEQFCINYCNEKLQQFFNERILKEEQALYEKEGLNVKRIEWTDNQDCIELIEAKSQGIFDLLDEESKLPTPRPEHFTSEVHSRNKNHFRLSVPRKSKLKSHRDVRDDEGFLIRHFAGAVCYHTNLFIEKNNDALHASLEFLIQDSKNPLLQRLFADSKANAGKLSFISVGSKFRKQLVVLMEKLKSTGTSFIRCIKPNVKMVDHLFEGANILSQLQCAGMVSVLDLMQQGFPSRTQFSELYTMYKKYMPADIARLDPRLFCKALFKALGLDDKDFKFGLTKVFFRPGKFAEFDQIMKSDPENLAMLVKKVKKWLLCSRWKKAQWCALSVIKLKNKIRYRAEQFVMIQKSVRMWLCVRRFRPKYETIQKVKSLQTQLALMSQIVGQLKKDKEQATQKVRELEASLEAYIKKIRTTNITRDEMSRTTNTLMTNIDVQLAELKKQLEQQKNAEEQERLRKIQEEMERERKRKEEEERKRKEEEEQRRLKAEMEAKRKKEEEARKKQEEEDRKAAEAMKAELSKQAKEQAERQAQLDQEHRDRELALRLAMEDQNQVEDIVLPPPLPRSEAVRAFQQKAANKKYDLSKWKYAELRDAINTSCDLELLDACREEFHRRLKVYHAWKSKNKKRTDKGEHRAPKAVEDAAEKAFAAHPEQKVPTQDKNAVQRYFKIPFARPSDEFRDNNKHGMWYAHFDGTWIARQMELYPDKPPILFVAGADDINMCELSLEETGLTRKKGAEILENEFEEDWQKHQGDAYLKKNANKISSKFLQAKLGIAK, via the exons ATGGATGGGGGTAAGAAAGTCTGGGTGCCCCATTCCACTGATGGCTTCAAACTTGGTCGTATTGTGGACATTGGTTCCGATGTCATCGCTGTCGAACCATTTGATGCTCCAGGCACT ACCATCAATTCCTTATATGATCGCACGTTTCCAGCAGAAGAGTATGACAACAAAGACTGTGATGACAACT GTGCTCTGATGTACCTAAATGAAGCAACTCTGCTGAATAACATCCGAATTCGCTACATGAAAAATCAGATATAT ACTTTCACAGCAAACATCCTCGTTGCCATCAACCCCTACTTTGAGATCCCTGATCTCTATACCCAAGCCACAATCAAGAAGTACCAAGGGAAATCACTGGGTACCCTGCCCCCTCATGTTTATGCAATTG CTGATAAGGCATATCGTGACATGAAAGTCACCAAGGTCAGCCAGTCAGTCATTGTCAGTGGAGAGTCTGGTGCTGGCAAGACCGAGTCCACGAAATACATCTTGCGGTACTTGACAGAAAACTGGGGCACTCATGCAGGACCTATTGAACAGCGCATTCTGGAGT caaaTCCTTTGCTGGAAGCCTTTGGAAATGCCAAGACAGTCAGAAATAACAATAGCAGTCGATTTGGCAAGTTTGTTGAGATCCACTTTGATGGCAAG AATTCTGTGTGTGGTGGTTTTATATCCCACTACCTGCTAGAAAAATCACGCGTTTGCAGTCAGAGCAAAGATGAGCGCAACTACCACATCTTTTACCGACTGTGTGCTGGTGCCCCTGAAGATCTGAGACAGAAACTTAAGTTAGCTCCTCCTGATCGCTTCCAG TATTTGAACCGGGGCAACACGCAGTACTTTTGCAATCGTCAGTCGGAGAATTCCCTGAATGATAATAGGAAAAGTCAACAG TACCTTAAGCTTGGATGTCTTCATGACGCAGTGATTGATGATGTTAGAGACTTCCAAGTGTGCAATGAAGCAATGTCTAAGATGGGTGTAAGTGATGCAGACAAGTTGGCTATCTTCATGCTGGTGGCTGCAGTACTTCACCTGGGCAATGTTATGTTTGAGGAGAACCAAGATGCTAAAG GGGGCTGCAAAGTGACAGCTGGAGCAGAGGATTCGCTGACCACTGCTGCTGGGCTCCTGGGGGTGGACCGCGAAGAGCTGAGGGATTCGCTGACCTCCCGTGTCATGCAAGCTACACGTGGTGGAACCAAAGGGACTGCGATCAA AGTACCCTTGAAGACGGGTGAGGCTTCAAGTGCTCGTGATGCACTTGCCAAGGCTGTGTATTCACGCATGTTTGACTACATTGTGGAGTCTGTCAATCAAGCCATCCCATTTGCTTCCTCAAACAATTACATTGGAATCCTGGACATTGCTGGCTTTG aATATTTCCAAGTGAACAGTTTTGAGCAGTTTTGCATCAACTACTGCAATGAGAAACTGCAGCAGTTCTTCAATGAGCGTATTCTCAAAGAG GAGCAAGCTTTATATGAAAAAGAAGGACTAAATGTCAAACGCATTGAATGGACAGACAACCAGGACTGCATTG AGTTGATTGAGGCCAAATCTCAGGGTATTTTTGACCTGCTTGACGAGGAGAGCAAGTTGCCGACACCCAGACCTGAGCACTTCACAAGTGAAGTACATTCCCGCAACAAGAACCACTTCAGACTTAGT GTGCCACGCAAGTCCAAGCTCAAGTCTCATCGTGATGTCCGTGACGATGAAGGGTTCCTCATCAGGCATTTTGCTGGTGCTGTCTGCTATCACACT AACCTCTTCATTGAGAAGAACAACGATGCACTACATGCTTCTCTGGAATTCCTCATACAAGACAGCAAGAACCCACTTTTGCAGCGTTTATTTGCTGACAGCAAGGCCAACGCAGGAAAACTTAGCTTTATTAGTGTGGGCAGCAAATTTAGAAAGCAGTTGGTTGTGCTGATGGAAAAACTGAAGTCAACT GGTACAAGTTTTATCCGGTGCATCAAGCCCAATGTCAAGATGGTTGACCACCTGTTTGAGGGAGCCAACATTTTGAGCCAGCTGCAGTGTGCAG GTATGGTGTCAGTGCTGGACCTCATGCAGCAAGGTTTTCCATCACGCACACAGTTCTCAGAGCTGTATACCATGTACAAGAAGTATATGCCTGCAGACATTGCTCGCCTGGATCCTCGTCTCTTCTGCAAG GCTTTGTTCAAAGCCCTAGGTCTGGATGACAAAGACTTCAAGTTTGGTTTGACCAAGGTGTTCTTCCGACCTGGCAAATTTGCAGAGTTTGACCAGATCATGAAAAGTGACCCTGAGAACCTGGCCATGCTGGTCAAGAAGGTGAAGAAGTGGCTGCTGTGCTCACGCTGGAAGAAAGCGCAGTGGTGTGCCCTTTCTGTCATTAAGT TAAAGAACAAGATCAGATACCGTGCTGAGCAGTTTGTCATGATCCAGAAGTCGGTTCGAATGTGGCTCTGTGTCCGCAGATTTAGGCCAAA GTATGAAACAATCCAGAAGGTGAAATCCCTGCAGACACAGCTGGCCTTAATGAGCCAGATTGTGGGTCAGCTCAAAAAGGACAAGGAGCAGGCCACTCAGAAGGTCCGGGAACTGGAAGCCTCACTGGAAGCTTACATCAAGAAGATAAGG ACAACAAATATCACAAGAGATGAGATGTCACGCACAACAAATACTCTGATGACCAATATTGACGTACAGCTGGCTGAATTGAAGAAACAGCTGGAGCAACAAAAGAATGCTGAAGAGCAAGAAAGACTGCGCAAAATACAG GAAGAGATGGAACgagagaggaaaaggaaagaagaggaagagaggaaacgaaaggaagaagaagaacaaagacgGCT TAAAGCAGAAATGGAagccaagagaaagaaagaggaggaagcTCGCAAAAAGCAGGAGGAGGAAGATCGAAAAGCAGCT GAAGCAATGAAAGCTGAACTTTCAAAACAGGCAAAGGAACAAGCTGAAAG ACAGGCTCAGCTGGATCAAGAACACAGGGATCGGGAGCTGGCCTTGAGACTGGCCATGGAGGACCAGAATCAGGTGGAAGACATTGTTCTTCCTCCCCCATTACCCAG ATCGGAGGCAGTTCGTGCATTCCAGCAGAAGGCAGCTAACAAGAAGTATGACTTGAGCAAATGGAAGTATGCTGAACTTCGTGATGCCATTAATACATCTTGTG ATCTGGAACTGTTGGATGCCTGCCGTGAGGAGTTCCATCGTCGTCTAAAAGTATACCACGCATGGAAGTCCAAGAACAAAAAACGTACTGATAAGGGCGAGCATCGAGCACCAAAAGCTGTAGAGGATGCTG CTGAAAAAGCATTCGCTGCTCATCCTGAGCAAAAAGTGCCCACTCAGGATAAAAATGCTGTACAGCGCTATTTCAAAATTCCCTTTGCGCGGCCATCTGATGAGTTCCGTGACAACAACAAGCATGGAATGTGGTATGCACACTTTGATGGAACCTGGATTGCTCGCCAGATGGAGCTTTACCCTGATAAACCACCCATCttgtttgttgcag GAGCAGATGACATCAATATGTGTGAACTAAGTTTGGAGGAGACGGGTCTAACTCGTAAAAAGGGGGCAGAGATCCTTGAGAATGAATTTGAAGAAGACTGGCAGAAGCATCAGGGTGACGCATATCTCAAAAAGAATGCCAACAAGATATCATCTAAGTTCCTGCAAGCCAAGCTGGGTATAGCAAAATGA